In Acidianus brierleyi, one genomic interval encodes:
- a CDS encoding glycosyltransferase family 4 protein, whose translation MNIAVRLLWNSAVPKMAIEEARLTKYKLFIYRDAGGNYDLNGVDYEILRRKGERGFLTPLFSYLTSLYASHRGKDATIDLDLIVHATRIIKGFTLFHDQFAGITGYLRKIFYDEDYAIYLHETSLTIKGLKYLLPRQLEKKILDHSKVIITNSYWNKQVLEEKGYKSEVIYPGCYPANKISYNRDKIVLSVSTWDSGRKPELYGEIAKKINGKFIMAGSWARKDTMDDFIARYGKYVEVTGKVSEEKLIELYSKASVLVRFGFNERGPGMGVLEAMGYGVPVVVNEGLGSKELIKQGENGYVVKDENEAIDRINQILENPYQLSKNAWETAKSLSWENHSKKLIEILHNY comes from the coding sequence ATGAATATTGCAGTAAGGCTCCTTTGGAATAGCGCAGTACCAAAGATGGCTATTGAGGAGGCCAGGCTGACCAAATATAAGCTCTTCATATACAGGGACGCTGGAGGTAATTATGATTTAAATGGAGTGGATTATGAAATATTAAGGAGAAAGGGGGAAAGAGGGTTTCTTACTCCATTATTTTCATATTTAACATCACTTTACGCCAGTCATAGAGGTAAAGATGCAACAATAGATCTTGATTTGATAGTCCACGCAACAAGGATAATAAAAGGTTTTACTTTGTTTCATGACCAATTTGCTGGAATAACTGGATATTTGAGGAAAATATTTTACGATGAAGATTACGCTATTTATTTACACGAAACTTCGTTAACAATAAAAGGATTAAAATATCTGTTACCAAGACAGCTTGAAAAGAAGATTTTAGATCATTCAAAAGTTATAATAACTAATTCCTATTGGAATAAGCAAGTTTTAGAAGAAAAAGGATACAAATCAGAAGTCATATACCCAGGCTGTTATCCCGCTAACAAAATAAGCTATAATAGAGATAAAATAGTCCTTAGCGTTTCTACATGGGATTCTGGAAGAAAGCCAGAATTATATGGTGAAATTGCCAAAAAAATAAATGGAAAATTTATTATGGCAGGCTCATGGGCTAGAAAAGATACTATGGACGATTTTATTGCTAGGTATGGTAAATACGTTGAAGTTACAGGAAAAGTAAGTGAAGAAAAATTGATTGAGCTTTATTCAAAGGCTTCAGTTTTAGTAAGGTTCGGATTCAATGAAAGAGGGCCTGGAATGGGCGTTTTAGAGGCTATGGGATATGGAGTCCCAGTTGTAGTTAACGAAGGGTTAGGAAGTAAAGAACTTATAAAACAAGGAGAAAATGGATATGTAGTAAAAGACGAGAATGAAGCTATAGATAGAATAAATCAAATCTTAGAGAATCCTTATCAATTAAGTAAAAATGCGTGGGAGACAGCAAAATCTTTATCTTGGGAAAATCATTCAAAGAAACTTATCGAAATTCTTCATAATTACTGA
- a CDS encoding PaREP1 family protein — protein sequence MEELIKKAEDIGINVEDVLISLISKNDPKEEIKLRLDLAKKYMKECEEYLKKGDAIQASEKAYKVAEELIKALSEKFNLEEYQKTLKEGRWYTYLLVSASSKLSQKLGDWVLSGWDAGYSLHVWGFHEAKLSVSDIIPRVEKVRKMLEESEKILTN from the coding sequence ATGGAGGAGCTAATAAAGAAGGCCGAAGATATAGGAATTAACGTTGAAGACGTGTTGATAAGCTTGATAAGCAAGAACGACCCTAAAGAGGAGATAAAGCTTAGGCTTGATCTTGCTAAGAAGTATATGAAAGAATGTGAGGAGTACTTAAAGAAGGGTGATGCTATTCAGGCTTCTGAGAAGGCTTATAAAGTTGCGGAAGAGCTAATTAAGGCTTTGTCTGAGAAGTTCAATCTTGAAGAATATCAAAAAACCTTGAAGGAAGGCAGATGGTATACTTACCTCCTAGTGTCAGCTTCTAGTAAGCTCTCTCAGAAATTGGGGGACTGGGTATTGTCAGGCTGGGACGCTGGGTACTCACTTCACGTATGGGGTTTTCATGAGGCAAAGCTTTCAGTAAGTGACATTATACCGAGAGTAGAAAAGGTAAGAAAAATGCTTGAAGAAAGTGAAAAAATACTTACCAATTAA
- a CDS encoding thermopsin, which produces MKFQCIFLLSIILFSIIPQFSLTLQSAVHDTFIPEFNENTIPPSPSPLYYYSNITLKADYMIVVDSDLSQPCTLIVFTPSQYNAWHNGEQTYAVYVKNITSGKYYIPLPPGNYIVVLNGPIAVGVSIYTLAENAIPFLENEMNSSYNPTGIASYGIYNNSGELSEYTVKTHEILGFYNITSIKAYNSTFSDPYGASLQLNVVLQLITKNGNQSLWLQNVISFITNESTAFYVDNIWNDSAVNASINPSLISGNGSINIYNGRSYYAYATPYFSYNYPFAGYLIINTTNVKGGVEVTFGYVSVQNGFLIPPNVIYYDRVFISVPNLVNSYILVDPNLLTGSENLYDAELVFGGQYNGEITNYTSLNANLALMYNNSGVKTFPSVYTFGSDTAEAAGNLHVSLQNNNAIVTVGERDYGLLTNNFTPSIPGFTYLQFENVVNNLGIVKVYGFYINSRFPINVPLYIIPNDTVNYTLYKITLTINGVNETIPVNYDLPSFQYFDNITIICEYNENILVTINYPNGTVSQWYLRGEYTNFPRIIQINQTVRYLLTQNQFLVNSPMNIHPSYVEQYLISVQYPNGTITGWYNASSSIILPNTIYINNSTRYVADENSITITHSGDYSPAYTEEFLVTIKYTNGSVSQWYTKGSEIYLKANVNFFQTAKWVGTYNETNGGSILVNEPISEDEVLGINYIPIIGIISIIIVVGIIVFLRKK; this is translated from the coding sequence ATGAAGTTTCAATGTATATTTCTACTATCAATTATTCTATTTTCTATAATACCTCAATTTTCTTTAACTCTACAAAGTGCAGTTCATGACACATTTATACCCGAATTTAATGAAAATACCATTCCTCCTTCACCGTCTCCATTATATTATTATTCAAATATAACGCTTAAAGCAGACTATATGATCGTAGTTGATTCTGATCTCTCACAACCTTGTACATTGATAGTTTTTACTCCCAGCCAATATAATGCTTGGCATAATGGAGAACAAACATATGCAGTTTATGTTAAAAATATAACTAGCGGAAAATATTATATTCCATTACCTCCAGGTAATTACATAGTTGTTCTTAATGGACCAATAGCCGTAGGTGTTAGTATTTATACTTTAGCAGAAAACGCTATACCGTTCTTGGAAAATGAGATGAATTCTTCTTATAACCCAACAGGCATAGCTTCTTATGGAATTTACAATAATAGTGGTGAGCTAAGTGAGTATACAGTGAAAACTCACGAGATTTTAGGATTCTATAATATAACTTCTATAAAAGCATATAATTCTACATTTTCTGACCCTTATGGTGCGTCGTTACAACTTAATGTTGTTTTACAGTTAATAACTAAAAATGGAAATCAGAGCTTATGGTTGCAAAATGTTATATCTTTCATAACAAATGAAAGTACAGCATTTTATGTAGATAATATTTGGAATGACTCTGCAGTGAATGCGTCAATTAATCCGTCATTAATTAGTGGTAATGGATCCATCAATATTTATAATGGACGATCTTACTATGCTTACGCTACTCCATATTTTTCCTACAATTATCCTTTTGCAGGATATTTGATAATTAATACTACTAACGTTAAAGGTGGAGTTGAAGTAACGTTTGGCTACGTTAGTGTGCAAAATGGATTTTTAATTCCTCCTAACGTAATATATTACGATAGAGTTTTTATTTCAGTACCTAATCTAGTAAATTCCTATATTCTGGTTGACCCTAATCTATTGACAGGTAGTGAGAATTTATATGATGCTGAACTAGTATTCGGAGGACAATATAATGGGGAAATAACTAATTATACTTCACTTAACGCTAACCTTGCGTTAATGTATAATAATTCTGGAGTTAAAACTTTTCCATCAGTTTACACGTTTGGTTCTGATACTGCAGAGGCAGCAGGCAATCTTCATGTTTCATTACAAAATAATAATGCTATAGTTACTGTAGGAGAGAGAGATTATGGATTATTAACAAATAATTTTACTCCTTCAATTCCCGGATTTACATATCTTCAGTTTGAAAATGTTGTGAATAATTTAGGAATAGTGAAAGTATATGGATTTTATATAAATAGTCGTTTCCCTATAAATGTGCCTTTATATATTATTCCTAATGATACAGTAAACTACACACTTTATAAAATAACGTTAACAATCAACGGAGTGAATGAAACTATTCCTGTTAATTATGATTTACCAAGTTTCCAATATTTTGATAACATTACAATAATATGCGAATACAATGAAAACATATTAGTTACAATAAATTATCCTAATGGGACAGTTAGTCAATGGTATCTAAGAGGCGAATATACTAATTTTCCTAGAATTATTCAAATAAACCAGACTGTAAGATATTTATTAACGCAGAATCAATTCCTTGTAAATTCTCCAATGAATATTCATCCCTCTTATGTTGAGCAGTATCTCATTTCTGTCCAATATCCTAATGGTACAATTACTGGATGGTACAACGCTAGTTCATCAATTATTTTACCAAACACAATATACATAAATAATTCAACGAGGTATGTTGCAGACGAAAATTCAATAACTATAACTCACTCTGGAGATTATTCCCCTGCATATACAGAGGAATTCTTAGTTACAATAAAATATACTAATGGATCAGTTAGCCAATGGTATACTAAAGGGTCTGAAATCTACCTTAAAGCTAATGTAAACTTCTTCCAAACAGCTAAATGGGTAGGAACTTACAATGAGACTAATGGGGGTTCAATATTAGTGAATGAACCAATTAGTGAAGATGAAGTATTAGGTATAAACTATATTCCTATTATAGGGATAATATCTATAATAATAGTAGTAGGAATTATTGTTTTCTTAAGGAAAAAATAA
- a CDS encoding AAA family ATPase, protein MNISEVVVEGFRGLKIATRLKRVNIVVGENGSGKTSFLESIFMSTLFQSDINDNDIHTSLIYMLNSRGDILSAFSTLSDSKVGLDDVTTQFKKIDPNSIDVKINNEKVAEIRIKSGILTTKNLSGPFFLPTVRNIKRVNTKYSPLYISTFFDSSGNPERIYSIAKRKNKKIESNFEILQDEYGQFKLYYDRLPAYVMGRGLLKRELIELALMSSDILLIDEIENSLHPDLVMEVLNDIKREEGVQVIFTTHVNEVVKMAGKVLNDSEAQVIYLSKAGYKTYKLSEISEFEKPLSWLGYV, encoded by the coding sequence ATGAATATAAGTGAGGTAGTTGTAGAGGGTTTTAGGGGACTTAAAATTGCTACTAGGCTTAAGAGGGTTAATATTGTCGTTGGGGAGAACGGTAGCGGTAAGACTTCTTTTCTTGAATCAATTTTTATGTCAACTCTTTTCCAATCAGATATAAATGATAATGATATACACACTTCTCTCATTTATATGCTAAACAGTAGGGGAGATATTCTTTCAGCATTTTCCACTCTGTCTGACTCTAAAGTTGGACTTGATGATGTAACAACGCAATTTAAGAAGATTGACCCTAACAGTATTGATGTTAAAATAAATAATGAAAAAGTAGCTGAAATTAGAATAAAATCTGGAATCTTAACAACTAAGAATTTATCTGGACCGTTCTTTTTGCCAACTGTAAGGAATATAAAAAGGGTCAATACTAAATATTCTCCTCTTTACATTTCTACATTCTTTGATTCCTCAGGTAATCCGGAAAGAATTTATAGTATTGCGAAAAGAAAAAATAAAAAAATAGAATCCAATTTTGAAATATTACAGGATGAATATGGTCAGTTTAAGCTATATTATGATAGATTACCCGCCTATGTTATGGGCAGAGGGCTCTTAAAGAGGGAATTAATAGAACTAGCCCTAATGTCATCTGACATCCTCTTAATCGATGAAATTGAAAATTCCCTTCATCCCGATCTTGTAATGGAAGTATTGAATGATATAAAGCGGGAAGAGGGAGTTCAAGTAATTTTCACTACTCACGTAAATGAAGTTGTAAAAATGGCGGGAAAAGTACTTAACGATTCTGAGGCTCAAGTAATTTATCTATCAAAAGCAGGTTATAAAACGTACAAGCTTTCAGAAATTTCTGAATTTGAGAAACCCCTTAGTTGGTTAGGATACGTGTGA
- a CDS encoding ribbon-helix-helix domain-containing protein codes for MYEVKKLKDNTYEINLDGIRTISFKLEEDMIKEIEIACKKLGYKNKSELIKDAIKEYLNYLSNH; via the coding sequence ATGTACGAGGTAAAAAAACTCAAGGATAATACATACGAAATTAATCTTGATGGAATAAGGACTATTTCCTTCAAACTTGAAGAGGACATGATAAAAGAAATAGAAATTGCTTGTAAAAAACTAGGATACAAAAACAAGAGTGAACTTATTAAGGATGCAATAAAGGAATATCTTAATTATTTATCTAATCATTGA
- a CDS encoding transposase has protein sequence MEEQPQVIDQMLNVIKTISVKELGGRKRVKISIDWTSIEYKGKPVEGLGGSEKGYAWNYATATTRVKGKTLILAFTRVEKGMTRLKIVESLIQQILALGLEIELVTLDAGFYSVDVINYLSTSSLEYPWVGIHRNFDGDYTVKLNGKKATFRLIVHQGREKEYLAKGTNLDVNRSIVVKWYDKVRTPIETSYKLIKSFLIFTSSRSWLFRLFIFVLAMLIYTLYLLLKGTTSKEDFRLLLTILLLQDNITILQEYLVKLFYPLFNSLELFSW, from the coding sequence GTGGAAGAACAACCACAAGTAATAGACCAAATGCTAAACGTGATCAAAACAATTTCCGTTAAGGAACTAGGTGGAAGAAAACGTGTAAAAATATCAATAGACTGGACATCAATAGAATACAAGGGAAAACCCGTAGAAGGACTAGGAGGGTCAGAAAAAGGCTACGCGTGGAATTACGCAACAGCAACCACAAGAGTAAAGGGAAAAACACTAATACTAGCATTCACACGCGTAGAAAAAGGAATGACTAGACTAAAGATAGTTGAAAGCCTAATACAACAAATACTAGCATTGGGCCTAGAAATAGAATTAGTAACACTAGATGCCGGTTTCTATTCGGTAGATGTGATCAACTACTTGTCAACTTCATCATTGGAGTACCCGTGGGTAGGGATACATAGGAATTTTGATGGAGATTATACTGTAAAGTTAAATGGTAAGAAAGCGACATTTAGGCTAATAGTGCATCAAGGTAGGGAAAAGGAGTACTTGGCAAAGGGGACAAATCTAGATGTAAATAGGAGTATTGTTGTGAAATGGTATGACAAGGTTAGGACGCCAATAGAAACATCGTACAAGTTGATTAAGTCTTTCTTAATCTTTACCTCATCAAGGAGTTGGCTATTCCGCTTGTTCATCTTCGTACTAGCAATGTTAATCTATACACTATACTTGCTCCTCAAGGGGACAACGAGCAAGGAAGACTTCCGCTTACTCCTAACTATCTTGCTCTTGCAAGATAATATTACTATTTTGCAAGAATATTTAGTTAAATTATTTTATCCACTTTTTAACTCCCTTGAATTATTTTCGTGGTGA
- a CDS encoding VapB-type antitoxin, giving the protein MSEIIRVSKDVKEKLVKISAELQLSKGKKVSLNETIGYLITLYEENKKGNKNSQLLLSLLGSARGIREEFERSRIEDESSS; this is encoded by the coding sequence ATGAGCGAAATTATAAGAGTAAGTAAAGACGTGAAAGAAAAGTTAGTTAAAATCTCTGCCGAGTTGCAGTTGAGTAAAGGTAAAAAGGTTAGTTTAAACGAGACAATAGGATATTTAATAACTCTTTACGAAGAGAATAAAAAAGGTAATAAGAATTCACAGTTGCTTTTATCTCTTTTAGGCTCTGCCAGAGGAATTAGGGAAGAGTTTGAGAGGTCTAGAATAGAGGATGAAAGTAGTAGCTGA
- a CDS encoding type II toxin-antitoxin system VapC family toxin: MKLKVLVDTNIIIEKRNKLFNLLGSYDPIYSDLVLAEVMEVIRKNALEFLKKNKREVANKYFAFGREFLKILYQQNVQLEYPNIKDFVEAFEVMKDKDVDAVDAILAVIAKRQGVNVLSNDKDWDRLKDYAKRVNV, encoded by the coding sequence GTGAAATTGAAAGTACTCGTTGATACTAATATAATTATAGAAAAGAGAAATAAGCTATTTAACTTACTTGGGAGCTATGATCCAATATATTCGGATCTTGTTCTTGCAGAAGTTATGGAGGTAATAAGGAAAAATGCACTTGAATTTCTGAAGAAAAATAAACGGGAAGTTGCAAATAAATATTTTGCGTTTGGTCGAGAATTTTTGAAGATATTATATCAGCAAAACGTTCAATTGGAATATCCGAACATAAAGGATTTTGTTGAGGCATTTGAAGTAATGAAAGATAAAGACGTTGATGCAGTTGATGCGATCCTTGCTGTAATTGCTAAAAGGCAAGGAGTTAATGTTCTATCTAACGATAAGGATTGGGATAGGCTAAAGGATTACGCGAAGCGCGTAAACGTTTAA
- a CDS encoding PIN domain-containing protein, which yields MKVVADTGVLVEVLEDSKLGEKFIQLVNSGKLEPIITNLTLIELTYIVCRKYGIDKARELVKKLLDSGYFEIVNALDFADEIVEIKCNNSLSIIDASAIATAKGLGISALFKMEKELKDKNLNNLIFIDNIDDI from the coding sequence ATGAAAGTAGTAGCTGATACAGGAGTATTAGTTGAAGTTTTAGAAGACTCTAAATTAGGAGAAAAGTTTATACAACTAGTTAATAGTGGAAAATTAGAGCCAATAATTACTAATTTAACATTAATTGAATTAACATACATAGTATGTAGAAAATATGGAATAGACAAGGCTAGAGAACTTGTTAAGAAACTATTAGATTCAGGATACTTTGAGATAGTGAACGCACTTGATTTTGCGGACGAGATAGTCGAAATAAAGTGTAATAATTCTCTGTCTATAATTGATGCATCTGCCATTGCAACGGCTAAAGGACTAGGAATTTCTGCATTATTTAAAATGGAAAAGGAGTTAAAGGATAAAAATTTGAATAACTTGATATTTATCGATAACATAGATGATATTTAA
- a CDS encoding type II toxin-antitoxin system VapC family toxin: protein MIILDTSFLIAFYNKRDSRHEEALKIFDDTNDKLVISDYIFDEIVTFLRAKVPWTAIEVGENILENLDIIRVNDEDFRTAWELFNKFNKLSFTDCTTLSLSKRLKIKRLVTFDQALSNAFAEINKK from the coding sequence ATGATAATCCTTGATACGAGCTTCCTAATAGCTTTTTATAATAAGAGGGATTCCAGGCACGAAGAGGCTCTGAAGATCTTCGACGATACTAACGACAAGCTGGTAATTTCAGACTATATCTTTGACGAGATAGTGACATTTTTAAGGGCTAAGGTTCCGTGGACAGCCATAGAGGTGGGTGAGAATATTTTAGAGAACTTGGACATTATAAGAGTTAATGATGAGGACTTTAGAACAGCGTGGGAGCTGTTCAACAAGTTTAATAAATTAAGTTTTACCGATTGTACTACCTTATCCCTCTCGAAGAGGCTAAAAATTAAGAGGCTAGTGACTTTTGATCAAGCATTGTCGAATGCGTTTGCAGAAATTAACAAAAAATGA
- a CDS encoding glycosyltransferase family 4 protein, protein MDLLFINHRDIYHPQAGGAEEVIYEIGKRLAKNNKVTWLSENVNGRPNSEELDGMKIKRTGNKFTIHLFSFLEAGKHDIVIDSVAHAVPFFSYIVNKRNIALVHHVHQDVLKFELNPIMAYIVRNMEKNIKNYDNIIAVSYTTKNDLINKLHVEENKIKVIHNGVDHKKYKPGEKSRAPLILWIGRMKNYKNPFDSLEIFKRLKNKAEMIVVGGGDLAEDFNEAAKTLGVKYLGRVNEEKKIELYQKSWVILSTSFIEGWGMTIVEANACGTPAVAYKTGSMPEIIKEGKNGFLVDYKDYDKAAEVIDYILDESVMNKLSKSSLEESLKYDWDKTAKEYEDYLRTI, encoded by the coding sequence ATGGACTTACTCTTCATTAATCATAGGGATATTTACCATCCCCAAGCAGGTGGAGCTGAAGAGGTTATTTATGAAATAGGTAAAAGATTAGCTAAAAATAATAAGGTAACTTGGCTATCGGAAAATGTTAATGGAAGACCTAATTCTGAGGAACTTGACGGAATGAAAATAAAAAGAACTGGTAATAAATTTACTATTCACTTATTTTCGTTTCTTGAAGCTGGGAAACATGATATAGTTATTGATAGCGTAGCTCATGCAGTACCTTTCTTTTCCTATATAGTTAATAAAAGGAATATAGCGTTAGTTCATCATGTTCACCAAGACGTATTGAAATTTGAATTGAACCCTATAATGGCTTATATTGTTAGGAATATGGAGAAAAATATTAAAAATTATGATAATATAATTGCAGTTTCATATACTACTAAAAATGATCTAATAAACAAACTTCACGTTGAGGAAAATAAGATAAAGGTAATACATAATGGAGTAGATCATAAAAAGTACAAGCCTGGAGAAAAATCAAGAGCGCCTTTAATCTTATGGATAGGTAGAATGAAAAACTACAAAAATCCATTTGATTCTCTAGAAATATTCAAAAGATTGAAAAATAAGGCGGAAATGATAGTTGTTGGTGGAGGAGATCTAGCAGAGGATTTTAATGAAGCTGCAAAAACTTTGGGAGTAAAATATTTGGGTAGAGTAAATGAGGAGAAGAAAATCGAACTTTATCAGAAGTCGTGGGTTATTTTGTCAACTTCTTTTATAGAAGGTTGGGGAATGACTATAGTTGAGGCAAATGCTTGTGGGACTCCCGCAGTTGCTTATAAGACTGGTTCTATGCCAGAAATAATAAAGGAAGGTAAAAATGGTTTTTTGGTTGATTATAAGGATTATGATAAGGCTGCAGAGGTCATTGATTATATTTTGGATGAAAGTGTAATGAATAAGCTTTCTAAAAGTTCTTTAGAGGAGTCATTAAAGTATGATTGGGATAAGACTGCTAAGGAATATGAGGATTACTTACGTACTATCTAG